Proteins encoded in a region of the Apostichopus japonicus isolate 1M-3 chromosome 19, ASM3797524v1, whole genome shotgun sequence genome:
- the LOC139960508 gene encoding solute carrier family 23 member 1-like encodes MSVDIQEEIDISHVTNNHSEHVKREKDDLVYGIEDNPPFLQQIILSLQLFMSVFTGNIWIPLLLSEILCMETEVVVISKIISATFLMQGVITLLQATFGVRLPIIQGSSFSYIPPSIALVTFYGGCTQGEGLSKNETAGDHIWKETLAEINGGLLVASAIEVIIGVTGLVTLIRRFVGPLSIAPVLILLGISLCQVSWKSCQVHWGVSLFTAALIVIFSQLLNNKKVPMISFSKEKGFHVVRTRLFLKFSMFLAIMCSWFLCFILTVSGALPDDPSARTYRTRTDIGNEAFNNTGWITFPYPGQIVWPRPTLAASFGMLAAVIASIVESMGHYNACAAICDVPTPPDHAINRGIAVEGLGGVLSCIWGTGTGTASYSAPIVIIGITKVASRRVVQGVGVFFIMMGFLQVLSSFFATIPSPVLGGTLIAKTGMIISIGISLLQKVNLSSSRNLFVLGLSLFFGIVMPEYLKQTPNAINTGSPTFNSSATILLETGIFVGFVTGVVFDNLIPGSLVDRGLGPRFETSGGTEAESNQGQEVKTIVKSCYNLPVGMNLIRRSRYAAFFPLSPTFRGFSKKSRQSSYDQVCEKEPMTLETVEQ; translated from the exons ATGAGTGTTGATATACAAGAAGAGATTGACATTAGTCATGTGACGAACAACCACAGCGAACAtgtaaaaagagagaaagatgaTCTCGTTTATGGCATCGAAGACAATCCACCGTTCTTACAGCAAATCATTCTCAGTCTGCAG TTATTCATGTCTGTGTTTACTGGGAACATATGGATTCCTCTCCTCCTCAGTGAAATCCTCTGCATGGAAACCGAGGTTGTTGTCATCTCGAAGATCATAAGTGCTACATTTCTTATGCAAGGTGTTATAACTTTGTTACAAGCAACATTTGGTGTCAG GTTACCAATTATTCAAGGTAGTTCATTCTCATATATTCCACCAAGTATTGCGTTAGTTACCTTTTACGGTGGATGCACACAAGGCGAGG GACTGTCGAAGAATGAAACGGCAGGTGACCATATATGGAAAGAGACATTGGCTGAG ATCAACGGTGGTCTATTGGTGGCATCAGCAATTGAAGTTATAATTGGCGTCACGGGATTGGTTACATTAATAAGACGGTTTGTCGGTCCTTTGTCTATCGCACCGGTTCTTATCCTGCTCGGTATATCGCTCTGTCAGGTATCGTGGAAATCCTGCCAAGTCCACTGGGGAGTTTCCCTCTT CACTGCGGCCCTAATCGTGATTTTCAGTCAATTATTGAATAACAAAAAGGTTCCAATGATATCATTTTCCAAAGAAAAGGGATTCCATGTCGTTCGGACCAGACTATTCTTAAAATTTTCG ATGTTTCTAGCCATAATGTGTTCCTGGTTTCTTTGTTTCATCTTGACCGTCTCTGGGGCATTACCAGATGATCCAAGCGCAAGGACCTACAGGACTAGAACAGATATTGGTAACGAAGCATTCAATAACACTGGCTGGATCACGTTTCCTTATCCAG GTCAAATCGTGTGGCCCAGACCGACCCTGGCTGCCTCTTTCGGCATGTTGGCTGCAGTCATCGCCTCAATTGTGGAATCGATGGGACATTACAACGCATGCGCAGCTATCTGTGACGTTCCAACTCCACCAGACCACGCGATTAATCGCGGAATTGCTGTAGAAGGCCTTGGCGGTGTGTTGTCATGTATTTGGGGGACAGGTACGGGTACTGCGTCATACTCGGCACCCATCGTCATAATAGGAATAACAAAg GTTGCTAGTCGTCGAGTGGTTCAAGGGGTTGGTGTATTCTTTATAATGATGGGATTCCTCCAAGTATTATCTTCCTTCTTCGCGACCATTCCCTCACCTGTACTAGGAGGCACTCTTATCGCTAAAACAG GAATGATAATCTCTATCGGTATTTCTCTGCTACAAAAAGTTAATCTCAGTTCATCTCGCAATCTCTTTGTTCTTGGACTCTCTTTGTTCTTTGGTATTGTCATGCCGGAATACTTGAAGCAAACCCCAAATGCTATCAACACAG GTTCTCCCACATTCAATTCCTCTGCTACAATTTTACTGGAGACGGGCATATTTGTTGGTTTCGTAACAGGAGTGGTGTTTGACAACCTGATACCAG GTTCCCTGGTGGACAGAGGTCTTGGTCCACGATTCGAAACTTCAGGTGGTACAGAGGCCGAATCTAACCAAGGTCAAGAGGTCAAAACGATTGTTAAAAGTTGTTATAATTTACCCGTCGGTATGAATCTCATTCGACGTTCAAGATATGCGGCCTTTTTCCCGTTGAGTCCTACTTTTCGTGGATTCTCTAAAAAGAGCAGACAGTCAAGTTATGATCAAGTGTGTGAAAAAGAACCTATGACTTTAGAGACAGTTGAACAATGA
- the LOC139960509 gene encoding solute carrier family 23 member 1-like encodes MSLEADTEHEGKFEDQSEAEIKNKRSNLAVGIEDIPSWPQLILLGLQITISIIGSQVYLPILLADILCLRDDVVLISKIISATFFIQGITTLLQVTFGIRLPITQGASFSYIPPAIALMTYYGDCSTGEGQQQNGTLTQTDESSKIRLAEVNGGLLVASLIEVLIGVTGIISIIMRFIGPISVAPVIILLGISLSRIAWSNCHPSWGVALFTAGLVILFSQILKNVKVPMIGIKKGKGLYVVRTRLFLKFSMFLSIMSGWLLSYILTVTNVFSDDPSERTYNARTDISNEVFNNTRWITFPYPGQIVWPKFTIAAFFGMLAAVIASIVESLGDYSACSTMCEVPTPPSHAINRGIAIEGLGGMLSGIWGTGTGTASYSSNVVVIGITKVASRRVMQVVGVILIILAFIQIICSFLSTLPDPVIGGTLLAKTGMIISIGISLLQKIDLNSSRNMFVLGLALCFGICLPDYMQENPGVINTGLPTFDSSVSILLETGIFVGFVVAVFFDNVIPGTKEERGLTQNKASSLEDTMEGGESQNETDAALRCYDFPFGMNAIRRSKFAQYIPISPTYRACRKTKQKSIKRKPHTVED; translated from the exons ATGAGTTTAGAAGCCGATACTGAACATGAAGGGAAATTTGAGGACCAAAGCGAAGCAGAAATCAAGAACAAAAGGAGTAACTTGGCTGTAGGCATCGAAGACATCCCGTCATGGCCACAGCTAATACTACTGGGCTTACAG ATAACGATATCTATAATTGGATCTCAGGTCTATCTGCCTATTCTTCTCGCCGACATTCTCTGTTTACGGGATGATGTTGTTCTCATCTCAAAGATCATCAGCGCTACCTTCTTCATTCAAGGCATCACCACATTACTACAGGTTACATTTGGCATCAG ATTACCAATTACACAGGGAGCTTCGTTTTCCTACATCCCGCCTGCTATAGCATTAATGACATATTACGGTGACTGCTCTACAGGTGAAG GACAACAACAAAACGGGACGTTGACACAGACCGATGAATCTTCGAAGATAAGACTCGCAGAG GTTAACGGCGGCCTTTTGGTAGCATCGTTGATAGAAGTCCTCATTGGGGTAACTGGGATTATAAGTATCATTATGAGATTTATTGGCCCTATTTCTGTGGCACCAGTTATTATCCTCCTCGGTATATCTTTATCACGAATTGCCTGGTCAAACTGCCATCCAAGCTGGGGCGTTGCATTGTT CACTGCTGGGCTGGTGATTCTATTTAGTCAAATACTGAAAAACGTTAAAGTACCAATGATAGGTATAAAGAAAGGCAAAGGATTATACGTTGTCCGTACTAGGCTGTTTTTGAAGTTCTCG ATGTTTTTGTCGATAATGTCTGGCTGGTTATTAAGTTACATTTTGACTGTAACCAACGTGTTCTCTGATGATCCGTCGGAACGTACTTACAACGCACGAACTGATATCAGCAATGAAGTATTTAACAACACCAGGTGGATTACATTCCCTTACCCAG GTCAAATAGTCTGGCCAAAGTTTACGATCGCTGCTTTCTTCGGGATGCTAGCCGCAGTAATAGCTTCCATTGTCGAATCACTCGGTGACTATAGCGCATGTTCTACAATGTGTGAAGTTCCAACTCCGCCCAGCCACGCTATAAACCGTGGTATCGCGATTGAGGGCTTAGGCGGTATGCTGTCCGGCATCTGGGGAACAGGAACAGGCACAGCATCGTATTCATCGAATGTCGTTGTGATCGGTATAACCAAA GTTGCAAGCCGTAGAGTGATGCAAGTGGTCGGTGTCATCCTTATAATTTTGGCATTTATTCAGATCATTTGCTCTTTCTTGTCCACTCTTCCGGATCCTGTCATCGGAGGGACCCTTCTAGCAAAGACAG GAATGATTATATCCATCGGTATCTCACTTTTACAGAAGATTGATCTCAATTCCTCCAGAAATATGTTTGTACTCGGCTTAGCTCTTTGCTTTGGTATTTGTTTGCCGGATTACATGCAAGAGAATCCTGGTGTCATTAACACAG GTTTACCAACATTCGATTCGAGTGTCTCAATTCTGCTAGAAACTGGAATATTTGTTGGTTTCGTGGTGGCCGTCTTTTTTGACAATGTTATCCCAG GAACCAAAGAGGAGAGAGGCCTCACGCAAAACAAGGCAAGTTCATTGGAAGATACTATGGAAGGCGGcgagtcacagaatgagactgACGCCGCACTACGATGTTATGACTTCCCTTTCGGCATGAATGCCATTCGACGTTCTAAGTTTGCTCAATATATCCCAATTAGTCCAACTTATCGCGCTTGCCgaaaaacgaaacaaaaatCGATTAAAAGAAAACCTCATACTGTTGAAGACTGA